The Candidatus Amarolinea dominans genome segment GTGGACAGCGGCGCAGGCATTGGCGGTGGCGGCGCAGGTGCCTGAAGCCGAGAAGCGAGCGAGCATGTATCGGGCGATCTTGTCCGCGGGCGGACTGACGACTGAGAAACGACGCGAAGCTGAGGAGGGAAGTCTGGCGGCGGTGAAGGCGATTGGGGATAGGTGGTCGCGTGCGGATGCGTTGGCCGCGCTAGCGCCGCAACTGACGGGCGAAGTACGAAATGAGGCAGTGGCAGAAGGCTTGGCGGCGGCAGAGGCCATAGAGGCTGAGTGGTACCGTGCGCGTGTGCTGGCTAAATTGGCACCGCAGCTGACGGGCGAGCTGGTAATGCAGGGTCTGGCAGCGGCGCAGGCGATTGGGGATGAGGAATCGCGTGGGCAAGTCTTAGCTGCATTGGCGCCGCAGCTGACGGGTGAACTGGTGACGCAGGGGTTGGCATCGGCACAGGGCATTTTGGATGAGGAATCTCGTACGCTAGTTCTGGCAGCATTGGCGCCGCAACTATCAGGTGAGCCGCGGCGGAGGTTCTTGCGGAAGCTGAAGGCACTGAGGATGAAGATTCTCGCGCTCTGGCGCCGCAGATGACGGGAGAACTGCTGGCCCAGAGGCTAGCCGCGGCGCAGGCAATCACGGGCGCGTGGCCTCGTGTGGAAGCGTTGGCAGCATTGGCGCCGCACCTAACGGGCGAACTGTTGGAAGAGGGTCTGGCTATGGCGCGCGCAATCGAGTACGAGGAGCCTCGCGCTCATGCACTGGCTGCGCTGGCGCCGTACCTAGTAGGCGAGATGGTGGCACAGGGGCTTGCGGCGACGTTGGCCATCGAGTACGGGGATTATCGTGAAATTGCGCTGGCGGCGCTGGCGTCGAGGCTGACGGACGAGCTGTTGGCTAAGGGACTCGAGGGACTCGAGACGCTGGCGATCGGAGACGCGGAGTCTCGTGTGGACGTGCTGGCGACCTTGGCGCCGTACCTAACGGCCGCGCAGCGAGACGAGGCATTGACACATGGACTGGCGGCATCACAGGCCATCGAGAACGAGTTGCGTCGCGCAGAAATGCTTGCGGCGCTGGCGCCGAACCTGACGGGCCATCTGCGGGAGCAAGCTTTGACCCAGGGGCTTGAGGCAGTACAGGCTATCGAGCATGAAGAAGCCCGGCCGAATGCACTGGCGGCGCTGGCGCCGGACTTGATGGGCGAGTTTCTCATGCAAGGGCTTGCGGCGGCGTTGGCTATCGAGGCCGAGTGGCATCGTGCGGCTGCGCTGGCGGCGCTGGCACCGCAATTGACGGGCGAGCTGCTAGAGGAAGGGCTTGAAGCGGCGGCAGCTATCGAAGACGAAGGACATCGCGCGGACGTGCTAGTCGCGCTCGCGCCAAACTTGACTGGCAGGGAGCTGAAAGAGGGCTTGACGGCGGCTCTTGTCATGGAGGACGAGGAGTCTCGCGCTGCTGTGCTAACGGCGCTGGCGCCGAAGCTGACGGGTGAGCTGCTAGCACAAGGTTTTGAGGCGGCCAGGGCCATCGAGGACGAGCGGTCTCGTGCGCAAGTCTTGGCTGCCTTGGCACCACAGCTCACAGGCAAGTTGCGAAAAGAAGCAGTAACGGAATGCCTAGCGGCGGCGGCGGCCGTTTGGGACGAGGGGGATCGTGCGGAATTGCTGGCCGCGCTGGCGCCGCAGTTAACCGGTGAGTTGCTGGCGCGGGGGCTGGCCGAGGCACGGGCCATTGAGGACAAGTGGTATCGTGTGCGAGCGCTGGTAGCCCTGGCGCCGCGGTTAACGGGAAAGTCGCGGATGCGTGTCCTTGCCCAAGGGTTAGTGGCGGCCAAGACCATCGACGACGAGGAGTCTCGCGCACGAGTTCTGGCGATGCTGGCGCCGCAACTGTCAGGCGAGTTGTTGGCGGATGGCCTGACGGTAACAAATGCTATAGGGGATGAATGGTCCCGCGTCCGAGCGCTGGAGGCGCTGGCGCCGCAATTGACGAGTGGGCTGCTGGCGGAAGGTCTAGTGGCGGCGCAGTCGATCGAGGACGATCTTGCTCGTATCCGTGCGCTGGCTGCGATGGCCCCGCAATGCGCGCCTGAAGTACAGCAAGTTACATATTGCCACATTCGCGATGCCCTGAACACTCATTTGTGGAACCACTTTCAGAAGGGACCACGAGGTGAAGTTCTTTCGTTCAGCAAGGAACATCGAATGATTGTGCCGCCGGTCATGGATTCACGTGCGGTCTGGGAAGTGGCGAGAGCGGTGATGGACGTGGGGCAGTGGTGGCCGTGAGCCGTGGAGCCAGAACCTCTGTTGAGCTGCGCATGACCCGCTACTACCTCGCCTACGCCCGCCAGCACAAGGATGACTGGCAAGCGCTGGACGGTGACCAATTCGCGCAGATCCGGCGCGGGTGGACGGTGGCGAGCGAAGGCAGCGCGGGGTTGACGGCCGACGAGCAGGTCAATCTGATCTTCGGCTACCTCAACGCACTGGATAGCTACCTGGAGCGACGCGGGCTGTGGGCCGATCTGCTGACCTGGAATGGGCGGGCGCTGACGGCCGCGCAGAGCATCGGCAACGAGGCGCTGGTCGGTGGATTGCTCAACGACATCGGACTGTGCCATCGGCACCTGGGACAATATGAAGAAGCCAGGGAGATGTTCGAGCAAGCCCTGGCAGTGCGCCGCCGGGTCGGGCCGGTTGCCGGCGAGGCGGTGACCCTGAACAACCTTGGATTGGTGCATGACGATCTGAGCGAGTATGCCCAGGCCATCGCGTTCTATGAGCAGGCTTTTCCGCTCCGCCAGGCGGCCGGAGACCGGGCAGGTGAAGGGATCACACTGCAGAACCTGGCAACGACATTGATGCAGATTGGCCGGTGGGGCGAAGCCGCCGAACGCTTCGAACAGGCGTTGGTCATCGAACGGGAGGCCGGCGACCGGATGGGCGAGGCCGGCACCCTGAGCAACCTGGGGCAGCTCTACTTGCAGATGAGTCGCCGGGATGAAGCGGAAGCGGCGTTGACGCAGGCGCTGGCGCTCATGCGAGCGATCGGCGACCGGGGCCATGAGACGGCCGTCTTGAATAACCTGGGGTTGCTGGCGCGGGCGCGCGGTCAACCGCGACGGGCGCTGGCGCTGTTCGAGGAGGCGCTGGCGGTACAACGCCAAGCCGGTGTGACAGGCACAGAAGCGCCCCTACTCAACAACCTGGGTACGACCTACCAGGCGCTAGGCGACTGGCGTCGCGCGTTGGCGTACTTTCAGCAAGCGCTGGCGCGCCACCAAGCCACCGGCGACCGGGCGGGTCAGGCTACGGCGCTGGCCAACATCGGCGGGTTGCATCTGGAGCGTGACGCCCTTGCCGAGGCCAGAGTTGCTTACGAGCAGGCGCTGGCGCTCGTCCAGGCCAGCGGCGACCGGGACAGTGAGGCCACGCTGCTGAACAACCTGGCCGCAGTGTTACGCGCCCAAGGCGAACTCGACCGAGCTGCTGAGCATCTGGCGACCGCCCTGGCCACTGCCCGCGAGGTCGGCAACCGGGAGATGGAAGCCACTGCTTTAAGCAACCTGGCCGCAACCCGTTTCGACCGCGGCGACTTGCCTGGCGCACGGGCGGCCCTGGAGGCTGCGCTGGCCCTGCGCCCCGAAACAGGCGACCTCCTGGCTGCCGGCGCCACACTGAACAACCTGGCCGCAGTGAGCAGCGCGCAGGGCGATCCTGCCGCAGCGGTGGACTATTACGAACGAGCGTTGGCGGTGCGCCGCCAGATCGAAGATGTGGCCGGCCAGGCGCACACGCTGTACAACCTGGGCATCCTCTGCACTGATCTGGGTGACTTTAGCCGGGCCGAAATCGCGCTGGCCGAGGCGGTAACGCTCGACGAGCAGTGTGACCTACCCCAGATATCTCGCGACCGGAAAGCATTACTGGAGATCCGAAGTCGGCGAAAACGAACTTGAGACGCCGGCCCAACACATATAAACGGAGGTTCACCAT includes the following:
- a CDS encoding tetratricopeptide repeat protein; translation: MTRYYLAYARQHKDDWQALDGDQFAQIRRGWTVASEGSAGLTADEQVNLIFGYLNALDSYLERRGLWADLLTWNGRALTAAQSIGNEALVGGLLNDIGLCHRHLGQYEEAREMFEQALAVRRRVGPVAGEAVTLNNLGLVHDDLSEYAQAIAFYEQAFPLRQAAGDRAGEGITLQNLATTLMQIGRWGEAAERFEQALVIEREAGDRMGEAGTLSNLGQLYLQMSRRDEAEAALTQALALMRAIGDRGHETAVLNNLGLLARARGQPRRALALFEEALAVQRQAGVTGTEAPLLNNLGTTYQALGDWRRALAYFQQALARHQATGDRAGQATALANIGGLHLERDALAEARVAYEQALALVQASGDRDSEATLLNNLAAVLRAQGELDRAAEHLATALATAREVGNREMEATALSNLAATRFDRGDLPGARAALEAALALRPETGDLLAAGATLNNLAAVSSAQGDPAAAVDYYERALAVRRQIEDVAGQAHTLYNLGILCTDLGDFSRAEIALAEAVTLDEQCDLPQISRDRKALLEIRSRRKRT